DNA from Pichia kudriavzevii chromosome 5, complete sequence:
AGTGGATAGGATAACATGGTCATATTTGCCAACCGTGCCATCTTCAAACATAACTTCACCTGTTTCGTGTAAATACTTGGAAATCCTAGGTTTGAATTGAACATTCGACACCATCTTGAAGCAATCGACGATCCATGGATAGACACTCTCGGATCTCTGGGAAACGGTAACACCCTTAGCAACTGGTGATAAGTATTGCAACAAATCTGCACTGCTTGTACCAGACCCACAAAGTagaattttggaatttctgTAATCGTTTGCATCCCTATACGATTTGCTGTGCTTGACCACATTGGGATATTTCCTAACGAATTCGTTCAGACCTTCCGTTTTAGGTATAAAGGGAACATTACAGTGCCCATTTGCTGCAACAACAGCATCAAATTCCTCGGTGTACCACTGTTCAACTTTGGTACTTGGAGTTTTCTCTCTGATTGTCAGCAGCCATTTCTCCTgtccattttctttgacaaCCTTCTCAATTCTTTCCACTCCAGAATTGACACGGAAATGCCTCCTCAAATCGTATCTCTCAATCACCCTCTCCAGATAATCGGTAATATCATCCATTGATACTAACGGCTCCAAATATCTGCCTCTACTGAGGTTCTCCATTGGCGTATAAGAAAACCTCATATACTTCTCTGGAACATTTGTAAACAGATCTTTGTATGCGGCATTTCTATGCCACCGATGCTCCTCTGACAGAGTCTTCTCACTTAACCTGACAAAAGGATGTTCTCTGGTTGCACTCTGCAACGATTTCCTGTTTGGTATTGACGGACGCTCGTATATTCCATCCGGCTTATTGTAAGTACCTCTATTCAGAGCATGCAGAGGCGGTAATTGGGCATCGGGCTCTTTAAAGAAATTCCAAACGCCTCCTAGTTTGGAGTTTTGCTCAAAGCAAACCACCTTGTCGAACGCTGTAGTTACGGGTTTCACACAGGTCTCAAGGAGAGAGCGGCCGTTCTGAGAAACATGCACAAGCTCGTTCACACAGGCAATACCTGCAGGACCCCCTCCTATAACGGCAACGGATTTAATGACCTTGTTGATGCTCATGTGGTAAACAGCTATACCAAATTAACCAAATCACTGATTACACTATACCGGATCTCCAACTTGACGGGGAAACTAGAATAACAGAACAAGGTATTGGATCAgatcaatgaaaaagaaagaaacacaCACTCTACTAGTAGTCCATTACAAACATTTCCATAGTTGGGTGGATACCTATCACCTATCCAATTATGTGGTTGTGTGACACATTATCAATCAACCTAACCTGGCCGTTAACGGCATGTCTCCCGCTATCTAATCTTCGGTATTAAGAAcataatataaaaaatgaaaaaaatcgCCCATGTCACGTGCCCGCGCGCAATTCCGTGCAGAGAAGCTGCTCCTGCCTATTTGAGAGACCCAACTCTATCAGAGAGGGGGGGAGGGGGTGCACCCCCAGTGAAGGTTCACAAAGTCAACGACGCCGCAAACGTTTACAGTTGTTCTGTCAACAGCATCTCGGAGTTATTGTCTAGTCTCTCTGGAAGAAACAGGCACAGGGACAGGAACGGTGTAGTGCAATTAAGTATAACGTAGTGTACTATATTGTGAGATGCCACATTTTGGTGCTCAAAGAGGTGAAAATAAATGTTCAATCAGAGTGTTATCGCATATCTGGCCAAGTAAAACGGAAACTCCAGTGTATTTTCTGTATGAATGGCAGATGCCAGATAAGCTCCCCCTCCTTGTCCGGATATACTGGAGTTTCTCGCAGGTATGACTGGAGGGCTATAGTACCTCATTCTTGGCTTTGGTTGGGATGTTTGATTTGTTAGTCAGCCATGTAGGGATCTTCCCAAGCCGTTTGATAGTcggagaaaaaaaaaataaaaaaataaaaaaaaacgtaGAGCATATGCAAGCGCCACAGTTTTTTCCCATTATTAAGAGGGTCTTGTCAATgtatgaagaaaaaaaatcctgGAAAGAGATAAATATAGGCCTGttccttgattttgaaatgtcTATTTCGTGTTGGAGTTACAACAAGGTATAGAAGATGTGTTTGTGGTCTTCTTCCACCAGTCTGCTGTTGCTCCATTCTTTGCTAACCAGTTATGTCAGAGTCAAGTTtcagtgaaaaaaatagtgaGGATCTTAAAACTCAGCTTACTCAAGCGGATAGGGAGAAGCACATCAACTCAAGAGACGCCGATATCACTCTTGCATTCTTAGAGAAATACGATGCCGAAGTTCCTGAAATAACGCcagaagaggaaaaaaggCTATCAAGGAAAGTCGTTTCTATCATTCTCTTCTTAACGGCATTCACTAATTTGTTGCTCTATGCAGATAAGGCAACTCTCTCGTATTCGTCGATATTCGGCATGTGGGAGGATACACATATGGATCAgaacaaatacaacaatTCCTCTACGCTGTTCTACGTCGGTTATATTGTGGGCCAAGTCAACCTGATATTGGTCCAAAAATTCCCCCTCGGGAAATTATTAACCATAACTTCCTTCTGTTGGAGTATGATCATCTTTTTACACTGTACGGCCTTCAATTATCAAGGCATATATGCTTTGAGGTTCTTTCTAGGGTTTGTCGAAGGTGTTGCTGTTCCAATGCTCAACACCACAATGGGTCAGTTTTTAACTGCACGTGAGAAGGCAGCAACTGCTCCACTGTTCTACTCCACTTGTCTTGGTGTCACCATTCCTGTTGGGTTTATTGCTTATGGTATCTTGTACGCAAAGTCCTCTGTTCCGACTTGGAAGTTGTTTATGATTATCATTGGTGGCTGTACGTTCCTGTGGACTattgtgatttttttgatttatccTAATAATCCAACAGATGCTAAATTTTTGTCCACAAAGGAAAAGGTTTGGGTTATTAGAAGAGTCCAAGCTACAACTGGTGCGTCGATTGAGCAAAAAGTTATcaagaaatatcaaatcaGAGAAGCTCTGTTGGACCCAATTTCTTGgttatttttcttctttttcttgacTCAACAATTGGCAAACAACCTACCGTATCAACAAAACCTACTTTTCGAGGGAATTGGTCGTGTTAACAATTTGGATTCTACTTTGGTTTCCGTTGCCTCAGGTGGATTTGCGGCTGCTTGTTGTATCGTGGCTACTACTTTCTTATTTTATAAACCTGGATTTACAGGGTTTTCGGTTTTCTTTTGGACAATGCCATCATTGGCTGCTTCCATTGCCGTTGCTTCGTTGCCTTGGGATAGAAAGATTGCACTACTAGGTATGCTATGCTTGGCCTCTCCTCTTTTTGGTATTCCTTTCATGCTAATGTTTTCTTGGAATTCAACAACGTGCTCTGGTTATACTAAAAAGATCACCAGAAATGCCATGATTATGGTTTCCTATGGTGTAGCGAATATCATTTCACCTCAGCTATGGAGATCTAAAGACGCACCAAGATTTATACCAGCGTGGATAGTGCAGATTGttctctccttcttttttgcACCGATTCTGGCCTTGATCATTTGGTATATTTTGCATAGAAGAAACAACTATAGAAAACACATTATTGAAACTGAGGGTAAGGAAAGAGGTTTTGTTAGTGATGGATCCAACggtgaaattgaagttgacACTGCCCTCTTAGACTTGACAGAtctggaaaataaaaacttcATTTATCCTTTATAGATTTCCCGCTCACCTGCATTTAAATTCACCATTTTGGTTTATGgtttatatatatatatatatatgatTCCTGTATAATAAATACTAATGTCTAATAgatgatttgaaaactaTCCATTTGCACCTAAGGATTAAccaccaaaaaaaaaacgtgCAATTGTATGTGGATCTAGATATGCGTGTGTATTCAGTTGGTCACAGTGTTGATTCGGCATACCGAATTGATGGATCGAATTGATTCAAATCTCCAGTAGCAAACTTGTAAAACAGGTCGGGAAGCACACGATGTGCCTTTTCAACGTCTCCTTCATTAACATAtggaagaaaattgaaCCTATTCTTCGGAGCAAGGTCGTAGCATTGTCCGATGAAATCCCTGATACTGCTCTCTGTATAAGTCTGAAACCCCCATTTCTTACCCTCTATCCTATCCTCTAGAAACTTTTTCTGCATTTCCACCGAAGGCAACTTACTTGCTCCTGACCAAATACCAGCTATGGCAACAGCGTTTGCCTCCGATGTCAGAAAAAACAACGGATTTTGAACAAGACCAGTGTGACAAAGAGTGGGATCTTCAATAGTGAAGGTATAAAGATATAAGTTGTCCACCTTGGTCAACGCATAATTCGGATTGCCGCTAAAACCTGAGCTGAGTGAAATGTAATGTCTATCCCTGTTTTCAGGAATATCTAAGAACGGATAGCTGAGGTGATACCCAgtacaaaaaataatcttatcaaaatcagacTCTGAGGTGCCGTCCTCAAACTCAACAGTTGTGCCAGCTATTTTGGAAATCCTTCCATGTTTGATCCATCGAATTGCGTCATCTGCAAACACCTTCTCCACCCAGTcttgtttctgtttctctAGCTCTCCCGACTCTGCATTATTTGATGCATGCTTGCTGTTGCTTGAAATGTGTAATTCGGCGATTGGAATTAGATACTGCGAGAGGTCAATTCCACTGATGTTACTTCCGACAATCAAGACCTTTTTGTTCCGTAATCCAGCAGAACTTCTAAAAGATTTGGCATGCATAAGAACATTAGGATTCTGCCTATGAAACGCTTGTAAACCCTCGATTTTGGGATAGAAAGGAAAATTGAACCTCCCTGTGGAAATCACAACAGCATCGAAAGTCTCAGTGTAAACGATCCCCGAGTTGTCTTTCGGATCAAATTTCAGCACAGATATATACCACTTGTCGCCCTTCTTATAGAGCTTCTCAACTGTTGAATTGAATCTGATGTGTTTTCCTAAATCGTACCTTTTCACGTAATCGGCAATGTACCTAAAAACATTTTGATGTGTGGCAAAGGGAGTGTATACTGACGAGTTCTTATCAATCTTAAGCGGCTCACCAAAACTAGTTGAAAACCTCATCAGAAAGTTGGGAATGTTGGTAAACAAATTGTCATAGACGGCGCTGTTATTCCACCTCTTATCAAAGTTTTCGTTGAGTGGAATCTTCACAGGTTTCTCCAGGGTAGCTGATTCGACCTTGTCATCAGTAAGATCCACCAAATGCGGTCTTAATGATTGCGGCTTGGAATAGTCACTGGCGTCCTCTGGAAAGGCTGGATCGGTGTCCTTGGTGTAGTTCCACACACCACCAATACTATCATTCTGTTCAAAAACTGTTATCTCCTCAAATGCAGGATTAGCAGGGAGAATTCCATTGGATGTTGGGGATACAATGGTACTCGATCCATCCGATGCTGTGTGTAAAAGCTCATTCAACGTAGTCAGCCCGCCAGGACCCGCTCCGATGATTGCAATCTTCTTGATACTATTTACTCTTGTCATAATAAGTTCACGATGCTGATAACAGTTGCATATACAAACTTGGGAGACTCTCCAGTGGGTGTAATGGTCTCAATCTACCACCCAATTGGTAAACTTCTACTGAGAGATAGTGAAGCCATAAAAGCGATAAGCGTCAGTTTTGTACTGAGGATATCCTATGGTTTGCAGGCTCGTTTGGTTAAATACTGATTTCATTATCGCTGTGGATGTTGAAGCGATAAAAGCCACATTTCTATAGCGACGGTTATCTTATAGGCTAAATTGGCTGTTTATCCATGCTGGATCGGATTGTTTTACCTCTTTCTGTTTTTAATTCCGAAAATTGGCTTTTGCATGAAAGGAGGGGGGGAAGTATCTGCAGTTGTCAGACCATTTCGGCTTTTTTGAAAGTGTACTGGACTCCCCCCAATCTCTCAGAAGCATCAATACTTTGTGATTAGTCACCCAATTCCGCAGAATCCCTAAAGTCCGTAAGGCTCTCATTACATCAACGCCACATTTGTGGGCACGTTTAAATGGAATCGTTAGTATTAAATATGTATAGatgtatgtatatgttCTTAGACAAAAGAGTGTGGACAAACGTTGGAAAGTTACACTTCCTTAAGTGTGTGCCtctttgaaagattatCAGATAAGCTACCGTTCAGACCACTGGACGTTTCTGTGTCAGCTCGGTGAATGTCTTTAGAATCATCGGTGCCAACCACCACTTCGTCCACTGcttcatctttttcttcatagTTTGGTATAACAGTGTTTGTAATGTTGCTCTTTGGGCCCTTGAAGATTTTATGCGCATAGATAAAATACCAAGCAATTGCAAGACTCATTGCACCGTAATAGACCAAACAGGTCCAGTTCATTAATTCAGGCGTCAAGTTTTTACCCCTGTATTGGGGAAGGTTCAAAATCGGGATCATTAGAAGAACAAACAAGACGGCATACCAGCCACTCACATAAGTCCACTTACCTAGGTTCCATGGGCCTGGGACAAATGTTTTTCTGGCATATGTAATCCTTAGCAATGTTGGAACCGTAAAGGAGATGAAGGAGCCAATGGCACCCAATGAGAAAATGGCATCGATTGCAACACCGCCAAACATTAGCGTATCCAAACAAGCACCGATGAACCAATTCATCCACACAGCATTGACTGGCGTTTGGGTCTTGGTGTTCACATGGCACCAAATATGAGACATTGGGAAGCAGTTGTCTCTGGAGTAGGAGAACAACACTCGGGAACACGCAATCATGGAGGTGAAACACATTGAGAATGTTAGAATAACAGAGAACGAAGCCAAAGCTAAACATGATTTTTGGTCCAATACTTGTGCCAAATATGAAATGTATGGTTGGCCTATTTCACTCTCAACAACTTCCGCAACATTGATGATTGTGTAGGCGATAGATAACTGATAGACAAAACAGAGTATACCCCCAATGCTTGCGGTCATAAAGATTGCCCTTGGGGTTGAGATTTGGGCGTTTGAACTTTCTTCAGCTATATGGAAGGGGATATCAAAACCGGACATTGTCCAAATAACCGCTAGGAAGGTCATTAGAATACACACTCCGTCGGGCCAATCGGTGAAGTTGTCAATCCCCCAAGCAGTTCGATTATCGTTGAACTTGGAGTATCCTAGGTTCGTTCTGTTATTAGCAGCCAATATGATGATCcaagaaataaacaagaaGGCCATATTCAAAAGAGAAGTGAAAGAGTTGACACGAGCAATCCATCTTGTTGGAAGTGATGCAATACAGGCGCATGTGAAAGTGATCGAAATCGTCAATAAATACGTGTGCCAGGTTTTGTTGACATAAGAAGGATCCATCATTGAGTGAAGAGCCAAGATGATACTTGCACAAGACCAGCCAACAGCAGGACCACCGgtcaattgaacaaaatagTTAGACCAACCAACAATCCACGAAAAAAGAGCTTTATATTTAGGTGGTGATAGCATGGCAGTTGCATAGTATAGACCTCCTGAAGTCGGGTATGCACTTGCAATTTCACACATGGACAGGCATACGGCCATCACACCTGTCAATCCAATCAAAAAACCCCATGTCAAACCTGCATTACCGCCATAGGCAATAGAGTACCACATGGTTGAGGCAACAGATGGAATGAGTCCTAGGACTGAAAACGAGACACTGAATGTGGCCCATAGGGAAAGATCTCTCTTAAACTCTGGTTTGTAACCTAAACCTCTGATAACCTCGTCGTCGTTACTTAACGGAGTAGCATATTCAGCATTACTGACGACTGTATCGAGAAACATTGGTTTTATCACTAGAAAAGCTACCTTCACGACAAGATGAGCTGTCTGTAtaggagaagaaaagacaTTTGAAAGTTATAGACCTGCAAATTCAGCAAAAGGAAGGAACTGACGTTCacttaaaaaaaattgttgtcaaaaaaaaaagaaaaaaaaataggaTCCTGAAAATTGAGGTACATTCAGATAAGAGAAAACTTAAATACTgtgagaagaaaaaaaaaagaaacgaaaAGCTGTATAATAGAAACTGCAAATAAACATGAGTTGGTTCTCCATATTTGGTACACTAGGGAGAGCTCTTGCATTACGCTCATGTTTATATTCGGCCCAGAGATAAGCAGGCCTATCTTGTCGACTTGGAAAAaacctgtttttttttttgcttttttctGAAACGGTGAAACCTCTTTTGAGGTGTTAGTCCAAATACCTCAGTTCTCCCAGCATTTTTATAGGCAGTTTACCGTAACGCAACACACCAGCATTGTTTCAGCACTTTGTACTACCATCAGCATCCCCAATTTAACAGAGCGGAACCTAGGGGAGGGGAGAGGCAGAACCTTTCAATTGAGTGTAATAGAATGGAGCCGCTTGTTTATATCCGTTTAGATCCTTGTATCGCCGCCTTCCGCGAGAACGGCACGATTTTCAGATTGTCAACAACCTTTCAAAACAGGATCCACAAGACGCCCACTCTTTCGTATCTTTAGACTTTTCCTTACATCACTAGGATGATCTGGAGCGTGTCATGATATCTCCAAGACACGCAAAGACAAActttttgttgaacaattcaaagaagaaaaacacaGATGGTGCAACAAAACATTAGAGCTAAGGAGCTatataagaaaaaatcactAGTAGATGTGCCGTGCGAATAGATGGGCGGCATCAATGTAGTTTGCCACGGCTTGATGATGCCTTTTTGGCTCATTTCTGCATTCTCCTCTACATGGTGTGGAAGTGAGAAAtcgattttttctttccttgaACAGCTGTGTTACATTATGAACAAGAGGCTTGGCATGAACGTGCAATATGAATAAACGATCTTCGAGGCATATGAGACTGAAGTGTGAGAAGGTCCTTCTCTGTGAAAACGATATCTAATAGATGGTATTCTGCTTTGCCAGAGGCGTCATCACAATAGTTTCCTGTATGCAGCAGATATCCAAACACACAGAAATGTTAGAGTACATACATTCAAGGGTTGTATGTCGAGGTGGGGTTTCCCATGTATGCTAACAGCAGAACAGAAATTAAAGAGCACATCCGGTTAAACATGAGTCTGGCTAAACTG
Protein-coding regions in this window:
- a CDS encoding uncharacterized protein (PKUD0E05870), whose protein sequence is MSINKVIKSVAVIGGGPAGIACVNELVHVSQNGRSLLETCVKPVTTAFDKVVCFEQNSKLGGVWNFFKEPDAQLPPLHALNRGTYNKPDGIYERPSIPNRKSLQSATREHPFVRLSEKTLSEEHRWHRNAAYKDLFTNVPEKYMRFSYTPMENLSRGRYLEPLVSMDDITDYLERVIERYDLRRHFRVNSGVERIEKVVKENGQEKWLLTIREKTPSTKVEQWYTEEFDAVVAANGHCNVPFIPKTEGLNEFVRKYPNVVKHSKSYRDANDYRNSKILLCGSGTSSADLLQYLSPVAKGVTVSQRSESVYPWIVDCFKMVSNVQFKPRISKYLHETGEVMFEDGTVGKYDHVILSTGYHYHFPFLNPEDELVKIYDHHENNSPVSKIGNLYLYTFSTIDNSFATAGIPTFGLMFHGMEYSAAAIAGVFSGSKRLPDLKDQIQWDEYRTKRKEPEVPHRFQGFFLDKAEEQLLNPLFSLAPEGRTNPLQRDRWRSSEVDASTPALIKAFRSLVSGKCKPAELLK
- a CDS encoding uncharacterized protein (PKUD0E05880; Pfam Domains: MFS_1(2.1e-06)), producing the protein MSESSFSEKNSEDLKTQLTQADREKHINSRDADITLAFLEKYDAEVPEITPEEEKRLSRKVVSIILFLTAFTNLLLYADKATLSYSSIFGMWEDTHMDQNKYNNSSTLFYVGYIVGQVNLILVQKFPLGKLLTITSFCWSMIIFLHCTAFNYQGIYALRFFLGFVEGVAVPMLNTTMGQFLTAREKAATAPLFYSTCLGVTIPVGFIAYGILYAKSSVPTWKLFMIIIGGCTFLWTIVIFLIYPNNPTDAKFLSTKEKVWVIRRVQATTGASIEQKVIKKYQIREALLDPISWLFFFFFLTQQLANNLPYQQNLLFEGIGRVNNLDSTLVSVASGGFAAACCIVATTFLFYKPGFTGFSVFFWTMPSLAASIAVASLPWDRKIALLGMLCLASPLFGIPFMLMFSWNSTTCSGYTKKITRNAMIMVSYGVANIISPQLWRSKDAPRFIPAWIVQIVLSFFFAPILALIIWYILHRRNNYRKHIIETEGKERGFVSDGSNGEIEVDTALLDLTDLENKNFIYPL
- a CDS encoding uncharacterized protein (PKUD0E05890; Pfam Domains: FMO-like(3e-07)|Pyr_redox_2(6e-07)) — its product is MTRVNSIKKIAIIGAGPGGLTTLNELLHTASDGSSTIVSPTSNGILPANPAFEEITVFEQNDSIGGVWNYTKDTDPAFPEDASDYSKPQSLRPHLVDLTDDKVESATLEKPVKIPLNENFDKRWNNSAVYDNLFTNIPNFLMRFSTSFGEPLKIDKNSSVYTPFATHQNVFRYIADYVKRYDLGKHIRFNSTVEKLYKKGDKWYISVLKFDPKDNSGIVYTETFDAVVISTGRFNFPFYPKIEGLQAFHRQNPNVLMHAKSFRSSAGLRNKKVLIVGSNISGIDLSQYLIPIAELHISSNSKHASNNAESGELEKQKQDWVEKVFADDAIRWIKHGRISKIAGTTVEFEDGTSESDFDKIIFCTGYHLSYPFLDIPENRDRHYISLSSGFSGNPNYALTKVDNLYLYTFTIEDPTLCHTGLVQNPLFFLTSEANAVAIAGIWSGASKLPSVEMQKKFLEDRIEGKKWGFQTYTESSIRDFIGQCYDLAPKNRFNFLPYVNEGDVEKAHRVLPDLFYKFATGDLNQFDPSIRYAESTL
- a CDS encoding uncharacterized protein (PKUD0E05900); the encoded protein is MFLDTVVSNAEYATPLSNDDEVIRGLGYKPEFKRDLSLWATFSVSFSVLGLIPSVASTMWYSIAYGGNAGLTWGFLIGLTGVMAVCLSMCEIASAYPTSGGLYYATAMLSPPKYKALFSWIVGWSNYFVQLTGGPAVGWSCASIILALHSMMDPSYVNKTWHTYLLTISITFTCACIASLPTRWIARVNSFTSLLNMAFLFISWIIILAANNRTNLGYSKFNDNRTAWGIDNFTDWPDGVCILMTFLAVIWTMSGFDIPFHIAEESSNAQISTPRAIFMTASIGGILCFVYQLSIAYTIINVAEVVESEIGQPYISYLAQVLDQKSCLALASFSVILTFSMCFTSMIACSRVLFSYSRDNCFPMSHIWCHVNTKTQTPVNAVWMNWFIGACLDTLMFGGVAIDAIFSLGAIGSFISFTVPTLLRITYARKTFVPGPWNLGKWTYVSGWYAVLFVLLMIPILNLPQYRGKNLTPELMNWTCLVYYGAMSLAIAWYFIYAHKIFKGPKSNITNTVIPNYEEKDEAVDEVVVGTDDSKDIHRADTETSSGLNGSLSDNLSKRHTLKEV